The sequence below is a genomic window from Aureispira sp. CCB-E.
AAATAAATAGAGAGAGGAAAAGAAATTTAATTCCTATTTAACTTAAAGTACATTTTAAATTAATGTACAATTCAAATCAGAGACAAGTGTTCTAAAAAAGAGATAAAAACTATCACTTTTATACTAAAATAATAGATTGTTTAATTTATTTGCGTAAATAATTGCTTATTCCTCTATAATCTGCTACATTTACAGTTGTCAGTCTTTTGCGTAGATTCAATACGCAATATAATTAAAGGTTAAATCTCAATAAAAATCAAATCTCTAAAAATTTTGTATTTTCGAAATACATCATGTTGATTATCTGTTAGATTTGATTTTTGAGCCTACTCATATTAGAAGGGATCAATATTTTCTACTTTTAAAGTATTAAGGTTATGAATAGTGTTGTAACACAGCGTTTTATAAATTGTCACAATAAGTTAAAGAAAGACCAAAGAATACGTTCTAGTCGTCAATTTGCACTGTCTTTAGATTATTTGCCTCAAAGTTTGAGCGAAATTCTTAAAAATCGAAGAGATGTGACAATAGAGTTGCTTCGAAAGGCTATAGAGAAATATAAAGTCAATCCTGTTTATTTGTTTACAGGAGAAGGACCTATGTTTATGAAAGAAGAAGCTCACAAAGATTTTCGCGTGTTGACTATCGTAACAGATCCACAGAATGACGAACGAATTGTGCATGTTCCTATGCCTGCACAGGCAGGGTATGCCTCCGATCTAGGTGATCCAACTTTTGTACAGAATTTGCCCTCTTATTCCTTACCAGATTACAAGTATAAGGTAGGTACTCATCGATCTTTTGATGTAGCAGGAGATAGTATGGAGCCAACACTTTATGAAGGAGATAAGGTTATATGTAGCTATTTGGAGCCGACTCTTTGGGAAACATCAGTTAAGAAAAATTATGTGTATGTTATTGTGACACATGGTGATGTTTTGGTTAAAAGAGTCCACAATAAAATTAAAGCTGATAAAGCATTGACACTATTTTCTGACAATGCTTATTATGAACCCTTCGATGTCAAATTAAGCGAAATTAAAGAAATATGGTATGTCAGAGCTAAAATAAGCCCTTTCTTACCTTCTCCTCAGAATATTAAAAATATTCTAAGAGAAGAAGTCGGTGATTTAAAAGATACCATGATGCAGCAATCTACAATTATAGAAAATCTTTACAAAACTATAGAAGAATTAGCCTCGATTAAAAAGAAATAAGTAGCCCTATGATTTTTCGAGTCTGAAGCAGGGGGGAGTTTTGGGCTATGTTTTTATTAAGTAGTTTTAATTGTTTGATTGTTAGTTTTTTAAACTGCATAGATGCTTGTGCCTAATTTTGGAATGCTTTCAAAACTCAAAAAAAGATTCCGAAATCTATTGGTTTTAAGCAAAACATTCTGTTTGTTTGTGAACTATTGTATTTATGTTTTGTTTTGATGTAAGCTAAATTGTTTTTAATGGCAGACAAACTACTTTGGAAGACGTGTTTTGATGATCTGAAAATTTTAATTATTGGAGATGTGATTCTCGATCATTATTTGATAGGAAAAGTAGATCGTATTTCACCTGAAGCACCTGTCCCAGTTGTTGTCCATCAGACGGAAGAGTACAGACTAGGCGGGGCCGCAAATGTTGCTTTAAATATCCAATCAATGGGAGCAACTCCTTATCTATTATCTGTTATTGGAACAGATCAGCATGGTGAACAACTGATCAAGTTGTTAGAAAATACCGCTTTAGATACCGCTTTAATAACAAAAGATAGGGCAAAAACAACCAGCTGTAAAACAAGAGTTTTAGCAAGAAATCAACAATTACTTCGATACGATCGAGAAACGACCGCTTGGATTGGGAAAGATCTGGAAACTAAACTTATTAATAAGGTAGTCGCCCTTTTGGAGAAAGAAACGATACATGCCATTGTTTTTCAAGATTATAATAAAGGCTTATTGACGGACAATTTTATCTTTCAAATACTCAAAATAGCAAAAAAACAACATATAAAAACCTTAGCAGACCCCAAAAAGGCAAATTTTTTAGCTTATTTGGGAGTGGATTGGTTTAAACCTAATTTGAGAGAGATTAACGAAGGTTTGAATTTGACGATATCAGAACACAATCCAGAATTACCTGAACTTAGGGAAGCTGCTCAAACAATCAAAAAGCATTTAAAAAATACACATACATTAATAACACTAGGAGCAAAAGGTATGTATTATCACACTCCTAAAGAAGATGGTTTGTTGCCAACAGAAGAGCGACAAGTAGCTGATGTTTGCGGGGCTGGAGATACTGTAATTAGTGTTTTGTCGTTAGGGGTAGCTGCTAACTTGGAGATAAAACAAGCTGTAACGTTGGCAAATATTGCAGGAGGGCAGGTTTGCGAAAAGGTAGGAGTGGTTCCTGTTGATAAAGCAGCTTTGTTAAGTGAATATGAAGAATTGATTAATAAAATGTAAATTATTAGACTTCGAGTCGTCAGCCAAACGTCAAAAAAATATGAATGTTATGAAAATATTAAGAGTAAATTTACAACTTTGGAAAAAATGATTTACTTTTACCTATTATTAAATCGGTAGAATCTTAAATTTGCCGAAGAATAATTGGAATGGTACATAAATTTTGCGAATTCATTATTTAATTTATATTAAAGTACAAATCTATTATGGTTAAAATTAATCTTATGCGTTTTTGTGCATTAGCATTTGCTGTTTTCTTTATGGGAACAACTGCTGACGCACAAACTAAAATTTGGGGCGTAGGTTCTGCAACCGGTGTTGCAGATGCTGAGTTCAGTAATCCGTTCACGAACGCGACTTCGTTTACAGCGGGAGACAATCCAACAACTTGGACTGCTCTAAGTGTAAATGAAAATGGTGGAGCTGTTACTCCTGGTAATGCTTACTGGACAAGAGATCTTACTGGATACTCTTCAGGAGCATTCTGGGGTGGAACTACTCCTATTAGCTCACCATCTCAACCTAATGGTGTAGCAATGTTTGATTCAGACTTTTTGGACAATGGAGGTTCTGGAGTACAAGGTACAGGAACTTCTCCTGCTGCTCATAGAGGTGAGTTAATTTCTCCAAGAATTGACCTTACTGGTTATACCGATTCTGCGTTGACAATCCAATTTTACACTTTGTATAGAAACTTCCAAATGACTGAATTGTCTATTGCTGTTTCTGTAGATGATGGTCAAACTTGGGCTGCAACAGAAGATTTTAGATCAGCAGTTCCAGATTTAACACAAGATTTTGCTCGTGTTTTATTTACAAACGCAACAGCAGGTGTTGCTAACTTGTCTCAATGTCGTATTCGTTTCACTTTTGATGGCAATTACTACTTTGCAATCGTTGATGACGTTACAATTGAAACAGCACCAGTTTATGATATTGCTCTAGGTGGTGCTGAGGCAGGAAGTAACTTATTGATTGGTAGCGGTGACAATGTAAAAGTTGGTGGAAACCCATACAACGCATTGAACAACATCGTTCATGCCAATGACATCAGAGAATGGTTCTGGGGATCTAAAGCAATCAACGTAGGATACAAAGACATCGTTCCTAGTGATTCTGCTGCTATTCACATCAATATTGATTTTACAGATGCTGTTACAGGAGCAACTACTCAAGGTATTTACACAGATGTAATGTACTATGATTCTTTACCTGGTGGTAATGTAAGTGGAGAAACTCAAATTGACTATTTGGATGACATCAACTTCATCAACACATATGGTGCAGGTGCTTACCGTGTTACTTATTGGGTGGATCACAAAAATGCAGACGGAAATGCTGCTAATGACACTGCTAGACATACGTTTACAATTACAGACGATGCTGCTCCTTTGAGAAACTATATTTCTAAAGCTAGATTATCAGCTAACGATGGTGCTGTATTCTCTTCTAGATCTATTTTCCCAGGTGGTGGTCCTTTCTCTTCTTGGGAGTACGGTTCTGTATATTTCTTCCCTAGAGGTGAAAGTGATACAATTACAATTGATTCTGTTTCTTTCCGTTACCGCTTAACAAATAATTTCTCTGGAGCTGCCAGCCAAACATTATTCTGTAATGTATATGAGATGGATCCTTCTACAGGAACATTGAATGATGGTGCTTTGTTGACTCAAATTGGTATTGGAACAATTTCATTGACAGGTTTGGGTACTACTGTAGCAGCTGGTGATTATGGTTTAACTACAGTTACTAACTTTGTTAATGCAACAGGTTCTGGAGCAATGCCAGGATTGAAAGACAATGGTTTCTACTATGTTTCTATCTTGACAAATCCAAGTTTGACAACAGGTCCAGCTACATTTGATAGTGACGATGTGCCATGGTTGGGTGCTGATGAGAATAACTTCTACATGAATGCAGCTATGACTCGTGTAGATTCTGTTAACAACCCTTCTCCATTGAAGGTTGTTGATGCTGCTGGTACAACAGATTGGTTCTGGACTGGTTTTGGAGCAGATATCGTTCCTTCTATCGGATTGTTCTTGGGAGTTAAGCCTGTGAATCCTGTTTCTGTATCTACTGTATATGCTGCTGAAGGTGCTACATTTAGTGTATTCCCTAACCCAGCTACAGATGTATTAAACTTTAACTTTGAAGCAGAAGAAGCTACAGATGTTATGTATATTTTAACGGATATTGCTGGTCGCGTATTAAACGTTACTCAAAGTTTAAATGTTACTAAAGAAACACAAAGCATTGATATTTCTGAATTGCCTGCAGGTGTTTATATGCTTACAGCTAAAGCTGGAAATAAAAACTGGACTGAAAAAGTAGTAGTAGACTAATCTAGAAGTTACTACAGTTCAACATATAATGAAAGAGGGCAGCCTATTGGGGCTGCCCTTCTTTTTTTGGTATCTTGTGCTTTTTTATATTATGTATCAATTTTTAATTCCCCATTCGGACCATGAACCATCATAAAGTGCCATAGGATTTTTTAGAACAGTTTGGAATGCTAGTAAAAGAATACAAGCAGTAGTGCCAGACCCACAACTAAATATAAGTCGTTTTTTACCTAAATTTGAAGACTGTGCAAGTGTTAATAAAGCTTCTTTTTCTTTGAAAAAACCACTGTGCAAAACTTTTGTAAAGGGAATATTGATCGAACCTTGAATATGACCAGAACGTAAATTCGGTCTAGGTTCTGGAGCCTTGCCCCAAAAACGAGCTTTCTTTCGGGCATCAATGATTATGGCTGTTGTGTCGGATAAGTGTTGTGTAAGCTGCGATTGATTCACCAACCACCCTGCGTTATAGTTTGTTATGAAATTTCCTAGTTTATATGTGGTCGAATCTGCTGAATAAATTTCTGTAGGGTATAGGGCGGATACCCAAGCAGGAAGTCCTCCATCTAAAACAGCGATATTGGTATGCCCCATAAGTTGAAACATCCACCAAACTCTAGGACTTGAGTAAATGCCCAAATTATCATAAACAACAATAGTGCTATCTTGGTTAATGCCTAATTTTTGACATTCTAAAGCAAAATATTGGGGAGACAAGACCATGTTTGGTAAATCGGAATCTTGACATGAAAATATATTTTTTAAATCAAAAAAACGAGCTCCCTTTATCTTTAGATTGGAAAAATTCGTTTTCAAATTTGCTTGGTTTTGCTTTAGACTGGCATCTAAAATTACTAGGTTGGGATCGCCTATGTGCTGAAAAAGCCAATCAATAGATACGATAGTCTGATTCATTAGTCTTTACGCATGATGGTTGTTTGTTGACGAATAGATTCTTTATGAATCGTATTAATAATATCCTCAACAAAAGATTCGGATAAGCTAGAGGAAGCAGCTTTTTCTAAGGCGCTATTGCGCACATTGAGCCACCGTTCGATTTGTAATATCGCAATATTGCTTTCTTTTTTGTGTAACCCAATTTGTCGGACAATTTCCATGCGTTGAGATAACAAATGCAGCGTTTGTGTATCCAGATTGTCAATTAAAGTCCTAAAATGGTTTATTTTGTTTAAATAATCTAGGTTGTCCGTGTCTAGCTGCCTAGTGATGAGTTGTTTCATTAAAGTTTGCAATCCTTCTGGAGTGACTTGTTGTTGTGCATCACTCCAAGCGGTGTCTGGAGTAATGTGACTTTCCAGCATCAACCCATCAAAATTTAAATCAAGGGCGTGTTGAGCAATTTCAAATAATAAGTCCCTCTTGCCAGCAATATGACTCGGGTCGCAAATAATTTCTAAGTTAGCTATCCTTCTGCGCAACTCAATAGGAATTTCCCACTGTGGTTGATTTCTATATTTAGGAGCATTATAAACTGAGAAACCTCTATGAATGGCAGCAATTTTCTGAATGCCAGCTTGTGCAATGCGCTCAATGGCACCAATCCAAAGTTCTAAATCTGGATTGACGGGATTTTTAATCATAATTGGAATGTCTACACCTTGTAGAGCATCCGCAATTGCTTGAACAGCAAATGGATTGACCGTAGTACGAGCACCAAGCCATAAGATATCAATGCCATGTTTTAAGGCTTCTTCGACATGGTTTGCATTGGCAACTTCACAACAAACTGGTAAGTTGGTTTGTTTTCCCGCTTCTACAAGCCAAGGCAACGCTTTTTTTCCAATTCCTTCAAAGGAACCAGGTCTAGTTCTTGGTTTCCAGATTCCAGCACGTAAAACATCTACTCCTAAATTGGCAATCTGAGTACAGGTTTGCAATACTTGTGTTTCTGTTTCTGCTGAACAAGGACCAGAGATTAGAAAAGGTTTTTCTTTGGATAATTGAATTCCTAATTTCCAGTCTTTTATGTTGATTATATTCATATGTGTATATAAAAAGGTATTTTTAAAAGCAATATTCTACAACGATAAAGTAATTTTTAGTGTAACAATAAATACCGTCTAGAGTTGCGGTATCTCACAACCAATTAGTAGTCGTGCGTATTATTAATAATATTCAATCAGAATTTATAGTTGTGTTTAATAAATAAAGGAAGGCTTATAAAGCCAACAATTCATTAAAATATTGGACATAATTATCTCGTTCTGATAAAACAGAATAGTGATTTAAGACTGTTTGGCGACCTTTTCTGCCTATTTCTTGGCGCAATTGAGGATTGTCAATAAGTAAAGAAAGTTTTTCTACCCAATCTTCTGTCGTAGAAACAAGAAAGCCATTGACTCCATCTTCAATAACCTCACTGTTGACACCAACATCCGATAATATAGCGGCTTGCTCCAAAGACATATATAAGAGACCTTTGAGGGCACATTTACCTTTTGTCCACTCATCATTAGGCAACGGCATAATTCCGATATCTATTTCAGACAATTCAAATACTTCACTATTGCTAGACCAAGCAACTCCATGTATATCAAGGTCTTTATTGTAGTAGTTAGCATCCCCAATAACTTTAAAGTAAACTTTATCCCCATACTTTTCCTTAATCTTTTTTAGAGCAGGCAAGGCATATTCAAAATAAGGAATGGTCGAAAAACTTCCACTCCAACCAATACAGATTTTTTCCTTAGAGGCAGCTGTTGCTCGCTTGTAGTTATCACTATCAACTACTGTTGGAACTAGTTTGGTGTTGGGGTTAAATTGTTTGGCATAGTCTGCTAGAAAAGAATTGCCTGCAAAAACCATATCTGAAATAGCGATTAACTTTTGAGTTTTAGCAGCATCTTTTAAAAAACTAAGCTTTTTGTTGCCTTCAGAGACATTTTGCAACCAAATAGAGTCATCAAAATCAAACAACATCTTTGTTTTTTTTGCAAAACGCTTTTCAAAAAAAACAGTTCCCAACATAAATGCTTCTCGTTGCACAAAAACAAAGTCGTATTTTTTTGCCTGAAAAGATTTGAACCACAATTTTAAAATGCTGCGAATTAAAATGCCGATCTTGGCGATGTAATTGCCTGCACCATAAAACTTTTGGTCGTCTTGGGCACGAATCAAATAAAAATATTCAAATTCAAATCCCTGCTTTTCTAAATAGGGTTGAAATTGCTCAAAGCGGTAACGTTGAGAAGGAGAACGGTCGGGACGATGTAGTCCCATAAATAGTACTTTTTTCATAGTTGTTGTTTATCGGAAGAAACCGAGCTGCAAAGCTATAAAAAAAGTGAGATGGATTAGAATATAATAATGTTTAATCAACGCTTTAGAATCTTTTTGGGTGAACTACATGAGATTGTAAAAAAAATGATTACTTTAAACTAATCTTCTCACAATAAAAAGTCCTAAAGATATGAACGTAAAATTCTGTGGTGCTGCTCAAGACGTAACAGGTAGTTGTCATTTGTTGACTTTAAAAAATGGACATAAAATCCTTCTAGATTGCGGTTTGTATCAAGGAAATGAAGCGGATATGCATAGTTTCAACGAGCAGTGGTCCTATTTCAACCCCAAAGAAATTGATTTTCTTATTCTGTCACATGCGCATATTGATCATATTGGACGAGTACCTAAGTTGGTAAAAGATGGTTTTAAAGGGCAGATTCTTTGTACGCACGCTACACGAAGTTTGGCTTCTATTATGTTGATGGATGCAGGCAAAATTCAAGAAAACGAGGCAGATGAGAATAATCCTCCGTTGTTTACTTGTGAAGATGCCAAAATAGCACTTTATTTCTTTACAGGTTTAAGTTACGAACGTTGGCATTTTGTCGAAGTAGGATTAGAGGTATTTTTCAGAGATGCGGGGCATATTTTGGGCTCGGCAAGTGTCACTCTAAAGATAGAAGAAGAAGGTGCTGCGCCAGTTTTATTTGGATTTACAGGTGATATTGGTAGAAATGAACGCCCCATTTTAAAAGATCCTATTCCTATGCCAGAGGTAGATTATCTGATTTGCGAATCTACTTATGGAGGGAAGGTGCACCAGAATCTTACTGCAGACTTAAATGACTTATTGTATGTTGTTAGGGAGACTTGTGTTTTAAATGAAGGGAAATTGCTAATCCCTGCGTTTAGTGTAGGAAGAACACAAAGTCTTATTTATATGTTGGATCAATTAGAAACTGCTGGGAAGTTGCCTGAAATTCCTGTGTATATAGATAGCCCCCTGGCTATTAATGCTGTTGATATATTCAGAACCCATCCTGAATGTTATGATGAACAGCTGCACGATTATTTGATGGAAGATCCTAATCCTTTTGGCTTTTCGGGCTTGAATTATGTAAAACGTGGTGGTTTGGCAAACCGTCTTGCAGAATCGGAGGAGCCTTGTATTATTATTAGTTCTTCTGGAATGATGACTTCTGGGCGGGTACGACGTCATTTGTTTCATTTGGTAGAAGATTCTAAGAACACCGTTTTGATGGTCGGTTATTGTTCTCCTAATACGTTAGGAGGAAAGTTGCTAAGAGGGGATTCAACCGTTTATCTATATGGAGAGCGTAAAAATGTACGTATCAATGTAAAGCGTTTGGTTTCATTTTCTGCTCATGCTGATCAAGTTGAGCTTTTTAACTTTTTGCAAAACCAAAGGAGCTTAAAAAAACTGTTTTTAGTACATGGAGAATACAAGGTGCAAGCGGAATTTAAGCAATATTTGGAAGAACGAGGATTTAATAATATTGAGATTCCAAGTTTGGGAGAAAATTATGATTTGGAGTAAGGTGTATCAGATAATGAACTGTGTAGCATGTATGCAATGCCATCTAGCCACGCAGTAATGTTTTTAAGTTGCCAATGCTATATGAATGTTAATTTAAAAGACCATATAAATTAAATAAATAGTTACAAAAAGCAATTTTCAAATCAACATATTTATAGTACCTTTAAGCTTAATAAAAAAAATAACCAAAAAGTTAAGTCAATTACTATGGAGATAGCATACACTAAAAAAGCATACCAACTTTTGTTGGCTTTATTTATACTTCTTTTTGTTCAAGAAGCATTTGCGCAACCGAAATGGATTCGAGCGACCTATCGAGACGATCCATCTACAACGATTGCTTTGGGTTGGTCAGGAATAGTAGGAACTGTTTATTATGATACAACGGATCATGGTACCAACTATGCCGCTTACGCTTTAACAAAGACAGTTGATCGAAGTACAAGCCACAAAGGAAATAATCATTACTTTGTTCGTTTGACGAATTTACAACCAGGAACCGTTTATTATTTTGTTATTCAGCATGGAAGTTCTTCCGTTTCTGCAAGATATTCTTTCCGTACAATTTCGGATGATCCAAATCAACCTATTTCTTTTATTTCAGGTGGTGATTCTCGGCAACGAGTAAATATTTTTGGGGTAGGCGATCCTGCCTGTTGGGGAAATGGTTGTCGTGAAACTCGACAAGATCTGAACCGAATCGTTGGAAAAATACGCCCTGATTTTGTAGCGTTTACAGGTGATTATATTCGAAATTATGATGTCTTTCCCTTTGATAGTGATGATGATTGGGAAGAGTGGATGAACGACTGGGATTTGGCAAATGGTCCCGATGGACGTATCACACCAATTATTCATGCTTTGGGAAATCACGAAGATGCTGTAGATTTGGATAGATTATTTGATGTTTCTAATACAGATATTTATTATGCAACTAATTTTGGAGGCAATTTATTTCGTTTGTACACCTTAAATTCAGAGCCTTCTGATGCGTGCACAGATGTTATTCAAAAAAATTGGTTGGTGAATGACTTGCAGCAAAATAGCATGCCTTCTAACACTCCTTATTGGAAGATTGTGCAGTACCACCAACCAATGGTACCACATGCTAACTATTCGGCTCGTACAGACTTAATTAACTGTTGGGCTTCGGAATTTGCTACTTATGGCGTACGTTTGGCTTGTGAATCGCATACGCACGTACTCAAGACGACTTATCCACTTAAGTATGATGCAACAGCGAGTAGTAGTTATCATAATTTAGTGAGAGACGATAGCATTGGAGCTGTCTTTTTAGGAGATGGATCTTGGGGAGCACCTCCAAGAACGGCTTATGCGCCAATTCCCAATGTAACACAGGACGTAGAGCAAATTAGTGGTTTCTTTTTTGTAAATATTAATAAGCAACGTATTCAAATCAAAACCGTAGTTCCTTTTCCTGATAGTATGGCAAATGTGCCTCAATTGTTGGATGATGATCAAGGAACATTATTACCAACAGGCGTTCCTTTGTGGCGTCCAGCAAATGGTTCGGAATGCATTATTATACCCAATTATAATCCTTTGTTGTTGGCAACTAATAAAGTTTTGGATGTACCAAGAGCACCTGCAGCAGTTGTAGCCCCTAATCCAGCACAAGATTATGTGACTGTTCGCTTTAAAGAAGTGTTGACGGAAGCTGTAACGATTGAAATTTATGATGCTAGAGGAAAACGCTGCCAATCACACACCAATGTAAAGGATCAAAATTTTAAAGTGGATGTTTCTAATTTGTGTTCAGGAGTTAATTTTATTAATATTGTGACAGACAAAGATGTAGAATCACATAAAGTCGTTATTGTGAAATAACATTTCTATCAAAAGATATGTTTAGGATGAGAATGCTTATAGAAAACAAGAACAAATAACTTTAACAAAAATCTATTATGGGTCATCACAATATAAAAACATTAAAAGTTGCCTCTTTTAATCTGTTGAACTTAATTCAGCCGAATACAAAATTCTACGGTAAACGTTTTTATACTCAAGAGGAATATGAGAAGAAAAAAACTTGGATTTCTTTGCAGCTTACCAAAATGGATGCAGATATTGTTGGCTTTCAAGAGCTATTTGATGAAACTTCTCTAAGGGAAATTGTAGAGCAGCATCCTTTGTATAAAGGTGCCGATATTGTTATGGGAGCTCGAAAAGGTGGTAGTCCTGCTGTAGCAATTGTTTCTAGATACCCCATTCGTTCTTATACGGTCTATTCCGATTTTCCAGAACAGTTAGAGGTTGATGGTTTGGTTGTTCCTTTTACCGAATTTTCTAGACCGATATTGAAGGCGGAGGTAGAACTACCTTCAGAGCTACCTTTAACTGTATTTGTAGCGCATCTAAAGTCTAAGCGTCCTCTAATTCCCGATAGCGTTGTGGATCGACATGATCCACTAGAAATATCCAAAGGAGAAGCGCGATCGTTGTTGTTAAGAGCTTCTGAGGCAAATGCCTTGCGTACTATTTTGATGGAAAGCTTGAGAGATCGAGACCATCCTGTGATTACTTTGGGCGATTTGAACGATACGCATACATCGGTAACCACACAGATTATATCTGGGCAAGCGCCACCACGCTTTTGGTCAATGGAGCAAAAGAAAAAATTATGGGATATTTTGTTGTATCATGTCAAAGATATTCAAGCTCGACAGTCTTCGCAAGATGTTTATTATACGCATATTCATAATGGGCATTACGAAAGTTTGGACCACATTATGGTTAGCCAAGAGCTGGTAAAGGAAAATCCGAATAGAGTTGGTCGAGTTGTTTATGTTCGTACTTTTAACGATCATATTGTTGATCAAACCTTTGCAAATAATAAAATAAATTGTTGGGAATCAGATCATGCTCAAGTTGTAGCAACAATAGAGCTAGAAGATCGTGATTATAATCATTATAAAAATAAACAATAAAAATGGCACTTACAGAGTCTAATATGCTTCCGTTAGGAACAGAAGCTCCCGATTTTGCATTATTGGATACCGTTACAGGAAAAGAAGTTCGTTTGGAATCCATCCAATCTGATAAGGCAACGGTTATTATGTTTACTTGCAATCATTGTCCTTATGTCTTGCACGTGAATGAAGAATTAGTAAAATTGTCTACTGAATACATGGCAAAAGGTGTTTCTTTTGTCGCTATTAGTTCAAATGATGTAGAGAACTATCCACAAGATAGTCCCGAAAAAATGAAAGAACTCGCAGAAGAAGTGGGATATCCTTTTCCTTATTTGTACGATGCTACGCAGGTAGTTGCTAAGGCTTATGATGCTGCTTGTACACCAGATTTTTACGTTTTTGATGGAGAACTAAAGTTGCGTTATAGAGGACGTTTGTGCCCTTCACGCCCCAATACCGATATTCCTGTCACTGGAGAGGATTTGAGAGCAGCAATTGATGCTGTGTTGGCAGGGGAACCTGTAACAGAAAAACAATATCCTAGCGCAGGTTGTAATATAAAATGGTTGAAATAGGATAGAAGGCAAGAATATGATTTACACATAAGCTGACTTTTGTTTAACAAAATGTGCATTTCATTTGTTATGTAAGAAAGCATTATGTAGCGTACCAAAAGCAAAAAGAACCTACAATTCTAACTATTGACTGTAGGTTCTTTTTGTGTATAATGGTCAACAAACATTCTAATCACCATAAATATTCAAAAAAAATGAGTACCAAACGATTCTATTTTATAGTAACATTATTTTTATTGATAACTGTAGCTTGTGAAAATACTCCTTCTGAAACCTCACAAGATGCAGAGCCATCCAAAGAATTATCGGAGGCGGACAAGGCATTGGTAAAAGACATTATGAAGGAAGAGGTTGTAGAGACGGAGCCTCAAGCTACCTTTGATCAAAGTCAACTAACCAATGATGTATTGGGTTTGTGTGTCAAGTTCAAAGCATTGGATGGTGCCGATAGGCAAGGCGTTTTTAATAAATTTGAAACAATATTACCGAGTTGCCCTGTTGATTTGTTAGAGGATAATATAGTAGAGCCAAATATAGACGAAGCGGTTCAA
It includes:
- a CDS encoding LexA family transcriptional regulator, which encodes MNSVVTQRFINCHNKLKKDQRIRSSRQFALSLDYLPQSLSEILKNRRDVTIELLRKAIEKYKVNPVYLFTGEGPMFMKEEAHKDFRVLTIVTDPQNDERIVHVPMPAQAGYASDLGDPTFVQNLPSYSLPDYKYKVGTHRSFDVAGDSMEPTLYEGDKVICSYLEPTLWETSVKKNYVYVIVTHGDVLVKRVHNKIKADKALTLFSDNAYYEPFDVKLSEIKEIWYVRAKISPFLPSPQNIKNILREEVGDLKDTMMQQSTIIENLYKTIEELASIKKK
- a CDS encoding bifunctional ADP-heptose synthase codes for the protein MADKLLWKTCFDDLKILIIGDVILDHYLIGKVDRISPEAPVPVVVHQTEEYRLGGAANVALNIQSMGATPYLLSVIGTDQHGEQLIKLLENTALDTALITKDRAKTTSCKTRVLARNQQLLRYDRETTAWIGKDLETKLINKVVALLEKETIHAIVFQDYNKGLLTDNFIFQILKIAKKQHIKTLADPKKANFLAYLGVDWFKPNLREINEGLNLTISEHNPELPELREAAQTIKKHLKNTHTLITLGAKGMYYHTPKEDGLLPTEERQVADVCGAGDTVISVLSLGVAANLEIKQAVTLANIAGGQVCEKVGVVPVDKAALLSEYEELINKM
- a CDS encoding T9SS type A sorting domain-containing protein produces the protein MRFCALAFAVFFMGTTADAQTKIWGVGSATGVADAEFSNPFTNATSFTAGDNPTTWTALSVNENGGAVTPGNAYWTRDLTGYSSGAFWGGTTPISSPSQPNGVAMFDSDFLDNGGSGVQGTGTSPAAHRGELISPRIDLTGYTDSALTIQFYTLYRNFQMTELSIAVSVDDGQTWAATEDFRSAVPDLTQDFARVLFTNATAGVANLSQCRIRFTFDGNYYFAIVDDVTIETAPVYDIALGGAEAGSNLLIGSGDNVKVGGNPYNALNNIVHANDIREWFWGSKAINVGYKDIVPSDSAAIHINIDFTDAVTGATTQGIYTDVMYYDSLPGGNVSGETQIDYLDDINFINTYGAGAYRVTYWVDHKNADGNAANDTARHTFTITDDAAPLRNYISKARLSANDGAVFSSRSIFPGGGPFSSWEYGSVYFFPRGESDTITIDSVSFRYRLTNNFSGAASQTLFCNVYEMDPSTGTLNDGALLTQIGIGTISLTGLGTTVAAGDYGLTTVTNFVNATGSGAMPGLKDNGFYYVSILTNPSLTTGPATFDSDDVPWLGADENNFYMNAAMTRVDSVNNPSPLKVVDAAGTTDWFWTGFGADIVPSIGLFLGVKPVNPVSVSTVYAAEGATFSVFPNPATDVLNFNFEAEEATDVMYILTDIAGRVLNVTQSLNVTKETQSIDISELPAGVYMLTAKAGNKNWTEKVVVD
- a CDS encoding sulfurtransferase — protein: MNQTIVSIDWLFQHIGDPNLVILDASLKQNQANLKTNFSNLKIKGARFFDLKNIFSCQDSDLPNMVLSPQYFALECQKLGINQDSTIVVYDNLGIYSSPRVWWMFQLMGHTNIAVLDGGLPAWVSALYPTEIYSADSTTYKLGNFITNYNAGWLVNQSQLTQHLSDTTAIIIDARKKARFWGKAPEPRPNLRSGHIQGSINIPFTKVLHSGFFKEKEALLTLAQSSNLGKKRLIFSCGSGTTACILLLAFQTVLKNPMALYDGSWSEWGIKN
- a CDS encoding bifunctional 3-deoxy-7-phosphoheptulonate synthase/chorismate mutase type II, with translation MNIINIKDWKLGIQLSKEKPFLISGPCSAETETQVLQTCTQIANLGVDVLRAGIWKPRTRPGSFEGIGKKALPWLVEAGKQTNLPVCCEVANANHVEEALKHGIDILWLGARTTVNPFAVQAIADALQGVDIPIMIKNPVNPDLELWIGAIERIAQAGIQKIAAIHRGFSVYNAPKYRNQPQWEIPIELRRRIANLEIICDPSHIAGKRDLLFEIAQHALDLNFDGLMLESHITPDTAWSDAQQQVTPEGLQTLMKQLITRQLDTDNLDYLNKINHFRTLIDNLDTQTLHLLSQRMEIVRQIGLHKKESNIAILQIERWLNVRNSALEKAASSSLSESFVEDIINTIHKESIRQQTTIMRKD